The Collimonas sp. PA-H2 genome contains a region encoding:
- a CDS encoding LysR family transcriptional regulator: protein MNNLDANSLIIFHHVASGGSLTKAAEALGLSRSALSHRIKAIEARLGCQLLIRTTRSVSLTDAGYRLAAYAGRIADTLGEANLLANGLNQDSAGLLRISAPSGLGTVWLRPLILAYMEANPLVSVDLRLNEFAVDITRDPFDLAIRVTSQPPENVVAKKLFGISWWLCASPELAARFAGELAVPDISAIPVAGFARASQLHDIVLTRGKQKLLAMRSPVLVSNELQVVRDALLRSLGMAVLPDYYARQDVQAGRLLRLLPEWQVDAGYGDHVYALHLPGRMTPLRVKRLIDFLARRS, encoded by the coding sequence ATGAATAATCTCGACGCCAATTCACTGATCATCTTCCACCACGTCGCCAGCGGCGGCAGCCTGACCAAGGCCGCCGAGGCGCTGGGGCTGTCGCGTTCCGCGCTCAGCCACCGCATCAAGGCGATCGAAGCGCGGCTCGGCTGCCAGCTGCTGATTCGCACTACCCGCAGCGTCAGCCTGACCGACGCCGGCTACCGCCTGGCGGCCTATGCCGGCAGGATAGCCGACACCCTAGGCGAGGCCAACTTGCTGGCCAACGGCCTTAACCAGGACAGCGCCGGCCTGCTGCGCATCTCGGCGCCGTCCGGCCTTGGCACGGTCTGGCTGCGGCCGCTGATCCTGGCCTACATGGAGGCCAATCCGCTGGTCAGCGTCGATTTGCGCCTGAACGAATTCGCGGTCGACATCACCAGGGACCCGTTCGACCTGGCGATCCGCGTGACCTCGCAACCGCCGGAGAATGTGGTGGCGAAGAAGCTGTTCGGGATTTCCTGGTGGCTGTGCGCCAGCCCGGAACTGGCGGCCCGCTTTGCCGGCGAGCTGGCAGTGCCCGATATTTCGGCGATACCGGTGGCCGGCTTCGCCCGGGCCAGCCAGCTGCACGACATCGTCCTCACGCGCGGCAAGCAGAAGCTGCTGGCGATGCGTTCGCCGGTGCTGGTGTCGAATGAATTGCAGGTGGTACGCGATGCGCTGCTGCGCTCGCTCGGCATGGCGGTTCTGCCTGACTATTACGCCAGGCAAGACGTGCAGGCCGGGCGCCTGCTGCGCTTGCTGCCCGAGTGGCAGGTCGATGCGGGCTACGGCGATCATGTCTACGCGCTGCATCTGCCCGGCCGCATGACGCCGCTGCGGGTCAAGCGGCTGATCGATTTCCTCGCCCGGCGCAGTTAG
- a CDS encoding tRNA-uridine aminocarboxypropyltransferase encodes MTQPDPVKRLTCPRCMRPQRTCICAWIRPTVHAVQVLILQHPLEVHQAKGSAALLQLSLAGSRLEVGEVFAEPVLQTLLQAPPGGRTVLLYPDTPEDQSLQLATPPPLYPALLPEAEKLRLVVLDGTWRKSRKMLYLNPLLQRLPRLALQNMPTSMPASRYLIRKAQRPGQLSTLEATCHALMQLEHDEERYLPLLTAFDGFVAQQLVYEGR; translated from the coding sequence ATGACCCAGCCGGATCCCGTCAAACGCCTCACCTGCCCTCGCTGCATGCGACCGCAGCGTACTTGCATCTGCGCCTGGATCAGGCCGACCGTGCACGCGGTGCAAGTGCTGATCCTGCAGCATCCGCTGGAAGTCCATCAGGCCAAGGGCAGCGCCGCCCTGCTGCAGTTGAGTTTGGCCGGCAGCCGGCTGGAGGTTGGCGAAGTCTTTGCAGAGCCGGTTTTGCAGACGCTGCTGCAAGCGCCGCCCGGCGGCCGCACCGTCCTGCTGTATCCGGACACGCCTGAAGACCAGAGCTTGCAGCTGGCCACGCCGCCGCCGCTGTATCCGGCGCTGTTGCCTGAAGCGGAAAAATTGCGGCTGGTGGTGCTCGACGGCACCTGGCGCAAGAGCCGGAAAATGCTGTATCTCAACCCGCTGCTGCAGCGGCTGCCACGGTTGGCGCTGCAGAATATGCCGACTTCGATGCCGGCATCGCGCTACCTGATCCGCAAGGCCCAGCGGCCGGGGCAGTTGTCCACCCTGGAGGCGACTTGCCACGCCTTGATGCAACTGGAGCATGATGAGGAGCGCTATCTGCCCCTGCTGACAGCTTTCGATGGCTTCGTGGCGCAGCAGCTTGTCTATGAGGGGCGCTGA
- a CDS encoding serine/threonine-protein kinase has product MQNAQSVDPQEPSAMAVENCLPKGTRLADFEIIGVIGEGGFGIVYFAFDRSLRRMVAIKEYMPGAFAGRGPDKKVVVRSQRHRETFTIGLKSFIKEARLLAQFDHPALIKVYRFWEQNNTAYMAMRYYEGRTLKSVVQNSPAQVTEAWLKSMLKPMLEALAAMYRVQILHRDISPDNIMIQKSGEAVLLDFGAARQIIGDMTHSLTVILKPGYAPIEQYADDAMMKQGPWTDIYSLSAVIYFAIKKTAPPTSVARMIQDPIEQLQNGGHSDFSQAFLAAIDKGLAVRPEDRPQSIEEFRQLLDLELSVPMPMPDNDAVPPRSSSSGRRKPAATAGSKHESSAQTLAAANVMERPLRAPALWIAGAVCVVVAGAYLWLKPAPSQQPEAPLVASRAAAVLVAKPAPNAAVAGEQILDEETIGWETLKELKNVTPQQITAFLQKYPDSKHAAVARARLAELQGKGAAEAAAKPAEVKSAEAKTAEPKPADATGVVTLAIRPWGNVIVDGNLKGASPPLKKLVLAEGKHQIKVANPSFPDKVFEIDVNQKKSRSIDYNFSP; this is encoded by the coding sequence ATGCAAAACGCCCAATCGGTTGACCCGCAAGAACCTTCTGCCATGGCTGTCGAGAACTGCCTGCCGAAAGGTACGCGCCTGGCCGATTTTGAAATCATCGGCGTGATCGGCGAAGGCGGTTTCGGTATTGTCTATTTTGCATTCGACCGCTCGCTGCGCCGCATGGTCGCCATCAAGGAATACATGCCGGGCGCCTTTGCCGGGCGTGGACCGGACAAGAAGGTGGTGGTGCGCTCGCAGCGCCACCGCGAGACATTCACCATCGGCCTCAAGAGCTTCATCAAGGAAGCGCGCCTGCTGGCGCAGTTCGACCACCCAGCCTTGATCAAGGTGTACCGCTTCTGGGAACAGAACAACACCGCCTATATGGCGATGCGTTACTACGAAGGCCGCACGCTCAAGAGCGTGGTGCAGAATTCGCCGGCGCAGGTCACTGAAGCCTGGCTGAAAAGCATGCTCAAGCCGATGCTGGAAGCGCTGGCCGCCATGTACCGGGTGCAGATCCTGCACCGCGATATCTCGCCCGACAACATCATGATCCAGAAGAGCGGCGAGGCAGTGCTGCTGGACTTCGGCGCGGCGCGCCAGATCATCGGCGACATGACGCATTCGCTGACGGTGATCCTGAAGCCGGGCTACGCGCCGATCGAGCAGTACGCCGACGACGCCATGATGAAGCAAGGTCCGTGGACCGATATCTATTCGCTGTCGGCGGTGATTTACTTCGCCATCAAGAAAACCGCGCCGCCGACGTCCGTGGCGCGCATGATCCAGGACCCTATCGAACAGCTGCAAAACGGCGGCCACAGCGATTTCAGCCAGGCCTTCCTGGCGGCGATCGACAAGGGGCTGGCGGTCAGGCCGGAAGACCGTCCGCAATCGATAGAAGAATTCCGCCAGCTGCTCGACCTGGAGCTTTCGGTGCCGATGCCGATGCCCGACAACGACGCCGTGCCCCCGCGCTCTTCCAGTAGCGGCAGGCGCAAGCCGGCCGCTACTGCCGGCAGCAAGCATGAGAGCAGCGCACAGACACTTGCCGCCGCCAACGTCATGGAACGGCCGTTGCGGGCGCCTGCTTTATGGATTGCCGGCGCAGTCTGCGTGGTGGTGGCCGGCGCCTATCTGTGGCTCAAGCCGGCGCCGTCGCAGCAGCCGGAAGCGCCGCTGGTGGCGTCGCGCGCAGCGGCAGTGCTGGTGGCAAAGCCGGCGCCGAACGCTGCCGTGGCCGGCGAGCAGATCCTGGACGAAGAAACCATCGGCTGGGAAACTCTCAAGGAGCTGAAAAACGTCACGCCGCAGCAGATCACCGCCTTCCTACAGAAATACCCGGACAGCAAGCATGCCGCGGTGGCGCGCGCCCGGCTGGCGGAGCTGCAAGGCAAAGGCGCCGCCGAAGCTGCCGCCAAACCGGCCGAGGTGAAAAGCGCGGAAGCCAAGACCGCCGAGCCCAAGCCGGCCGATGCTACCGGCGTAGTCACCTTGGCCATCAGGCCGTGGGGCAACGTGATTGTGGACGGTAACCTGAAGGGCGCCAGTCCGCCGTTGAAAAAGCTGGTCCTGGCGGAGGGCAAGCATCAGATCAAGGTGGCGAATCCGAGTTTCCCCGATAAGGTCTTTGAAATTGACGTCAATCAGAAGAAATCGCGTAGTATCGATTACAATTTTTCGCCCTAA
- the alaC gene encoding alanine transaminase, which produces MSESPTPRRFSRIDRLPPYVFNITAELKMAARRRGEDIVDMSMGNPDGATPPHIVEKLIEVSQRPDTHGYSASKGIPRLRRAISHWYKKRYDVEFDADSEAIVTIGSKEGLAHLMLATLDRGDTVLVPNPSYPIHIYGAVIAGADIRSVRMSPGVDFFAELERAIRESYPKPKMMVLGFPSNPTAQCVELEFFERVVKLAKEHNILVVHDLAYADIVFDGWQAPSIMQVPGARDVAVEFFTLSKSYNMAGWRIGFMVGNKELVAALARIKSYHDYGSFTPVQVAAIAALEGDQQCVKDICAKYQSRRDVLAKGLHEAGWMVDIPKASMYIWARIPEAYRHLGSLEFSKQLLEKAKVCVSPGIGFGEYGDEYVRFALIENEARIRQAVRGIKSMLRAPAA; this is translated from the coding sequence ATGTCTGAATCCCCAACTCCGCGCAGATTTTCGCGCATCGATCGCTTGCCTCCCTACGTTTTTAATATCACCGCCGAACTGAAGATGGCGGCACGGCGGCGTGGCGAGGATATTGTCGATATGTCGATGGGTAATCCCGATGGCGCGACGCCGCCGCATATCGTGGAAAAACTGATCGAGGTGTCGCAGCGGCCTGATACTCATGGTTATTCCGCCTCCAAGGGGATTCCCCGGTTGCGGCGGGCTATCAGCCATTGGTACAAGAAGCGCTACGATGTCGAATTCGATGCCGATAGCGAAGCGATCGTCACCATCGGTTCCAAGGAAGGACTGGCGCATCTGATGCTGGCGACGCTGGACCGCGGCGATACCGTGCTGGTGCCGAATCCTAGCTATCCGATCCACATCTACGGCGCGGTGATTGCCGGCGCCGACATCCGTTCGGTGCGCATGAGTCCTGGGGTGGATTTCTTCGCCGAACTGGAGCGAGCGATACGGGAAAGCTATCCCAAGCCGAAAATGATGGTGCTCGGATTCCCGTCGAATCCGACCGCGCAATGCGTCGAACTGGAATTCTTCGAGCGCGTGGTCAAGCTGGCCAAGGAACACAACATCCTGGTGGTGCACGACCTGGCCTATGCCGACATCGTGTTCGACGGCTGGCAGGCGCCTTCCATCATGCAGGTGCCGGGCGCGCGCGATGTCGCGGTGGAGTTCTTTACGCTGTCGAAGAGTTACAACATGGCGGGCTGGCGCATCGGCTTCATGGTCGGCAACAAGGAACTGGTGGCGGCGCTGGCGCGCATCAAGAGCTATCACGACTATGGCAGTTTCACGCCGGTGCAGGTGGCGGCGATCGCAGCGCTGGAAGGTGACCAGCAGTGCGTCAAGGATATCTGCGCCAAGTACCAGAGCCGGCGCGACGTGCTGGCCAAGGGCTTGCATGAAGCCGGCTGGATGGTCGACATTCCCAAGGCCTCGATGTACATCTGGGCCCGCATTCCGGAAGCCTACCGGCATCTCGGCTCGCTGGAATTTTCCAAGCAGCTGCTGGAAAAAGCCAAGGTGTGCGTCTCGCCCGGCATCGGTTTCGGCGAGTACGGCGACGAATACGTGCGTTTTGCCTTGATTGAAAACGAAGCCCGCATCCGCCAGGCGGTGCGCGGCATCAAGAGCATGCTGCGCGCGCCGGCGGCGTAA
- a CDS encoding TssQ family T6SS-associated lipoprotein — MTTSFYRVGSAAMMAAAFMLSACDTIDTAKTPATASQKPSVPTPAAVAAAPQPPAPPAALSDGIALYNKGSYSAAIKRLTNGQDIWSADTALQTEALKYMAFSYCVTSRRKLCKQQFEKALKLDPGFDLAPGEQGHPLWGPVFTQAKRSVAASAKK, encoded by the coding sequence ATGACCACCTCTTTTTACCGTGTCGGCAGCGCCGCCATGATGGCTGCGGCCTTCATGCTCAGCGCCTGCGATACGATCGATACGGCAAAAACGCCGGCAACGGCCAGCCAGAAACCCTCCGTTCCAACGCCGGCAGCAGTTGCTGCCGCTCCCCAGCCGCCGGCGCCGCCGGCAGCCCTGAGCGACGGCATCGCCCTGTACAACAAGGGCAGTTATAGCGCCGCCATCAAACGTCTGACCAACGGCCAGGATATCTGGTCGGCGGACACCGCGCTCCAGACCGAAGCCTTGAAATACATGGCCTTCAGCTATTGCGTTACTTCCCGCAGGAAGCTGTGCAAGCAGCAATTTGAAAAAGCCCTCAAGCTGGACCCGGGTTTCGACCTGGCGCCGGGCGAACAAGGCCATCCCTTGTGGGGCCCGGTATTCACCCAGGCCAAACGCTCGGTTGCCGCCAGCGCAAAAAAATAA
- the tagH gene encoding type VI secretion system-associated FHA domain protein TagH: protein MIKISVISYNNMAPEQPMSAVFGREPKTLGRSEENYFVLVDPRNLVSRTQAEIKSDGIRQTITNLSRANPILLNGREIDVECEVDLQIGDEIQIGLYLLRAEAQLNLMKDNPDMTSTNPVRRVNASKPLLSVSETRLAALAQLNLELAATASAALPTSAPAAATMARSVSQATAAPASPAAAPLNSTDDSHPAAEPNAASEALMQAFMKGAGLTPGALAPTLTPEFMETVGKLLAIAVQGAIDLNAARALVKREAHADVTKVVVRNNNPLKFFPDSQTVLIQMLRKKMPGFMGATEAMQDAYEDLHGHQVAVVSGMRATMNETMQRFNPEVMERHSQKGGMLDTLLPATRKAKLWDAYVLRYQRIIGEASQDDFQTLFGKAFLQAYERKIEKLKKASPHA from the coding sequence ATGATCAAAATTAGTGTTATTTCTTACAACAACATGGCGCCAGAGCAGCCCATGTCGGCCGTCTTCGGCCGTGAGCCGAAAACCCTCGGCCGCAGCGAAGAAAATTATTTCGTGCTGGTCGATCCGCGCAACCTGGTGTCGCGCACCCAGGCTGAAATCAAGAGCGACGGCATCCGACAGACCATCACCAATCTCAGCCGCGCCAATCCGATCCTGCTGAATGGCCGTGAGATTGATGTCGAGTGCGAGGTCGATCTGCAGATAGGCGATGAAATCCAGATTGGACTGTATCTGTTGCGCGCTGAAGCGCAGCTCAATTTAATGAAAGACAACCCAGACATGACCTCGACCAATCCGGTGCGCCGAGTCAATGCCAGCAAGCCACTGCTTAGCGTATCCGAGACACGCCTGGCCGCGCTGGCGCAACTGAACCTGGAGCTGGCCGCTACCGCCAGCGCCGCGTTGCCGACCTCCGCGCCCGCCGCTGCGACGATGGCGCGCTCGGTAAGCCAGGCAACTGCTGCGCCGGCCAGTCCGGCCGCCGCGCCGCTGAATAGCACGGACGACAGCCATCCTGCCGCCGAACCGAATGCCGCCAGCGAAGCGCTGATGCAAGCCTTCATGAAGGGCGCCGGCCTGACGCCCGGCGCGCTGGCGCCTACCCTGACGCCGGAATTCATGGAAACAGTGGGCAAGCTGCTGGCGATTGCCGTGCAAGGCGCGATTGATTTGAACGCCGCGCGCGCGCTGGTGAAGCGCGAAGCGCATGCGGACGTGACCAAGGTGGTGGTCCGCAACAATAATCCGCTGAAGTTCTTCCCGGACAGCCAGACCGTGCTGATCCAGATGCTGCGCAAGAAAATGCCGGGCTTCATGGGCGCCACCGAAGCCATGCAGGATGCCTACGAAGATCTGCACGGGCATCAGGTTGCCGTTGTTTCCGGCATGCGCGCCACCATGAACGAAACCATGCAGCGCTTCAATCCGGAAGTAATGGAGAGGCATTCGCAAAAAGGCGGCATGCTGGATACGCTGTTGCCGGCTACGCGCAAGGCCAAGCTGTGGGATGCCTATGTGCTGCGCTATCAGCGCATCATCGGTGAAGCGTCGCAGGATGATTTCCAGACCCTGTTCGGTAAAGCCTTCTTGCAAGCTTACGAGAGAAAAATCGAGAAGCTGAAGAAGGCTTCCCCACATGCCTGA
- a CDS encoding alpha/beta fold hydrolase, translated as MQIESPTRIAATDGYPLAATLYYSDRLQLPQRVAIINCATGVKAGYYARYARFLAAHGYLAITYDYRGIGASRPLSLRRLKASKFDWGSKDFEGIMQWVIKNFPDAGIAVVGHSIGGVLPGFSASSGRIDRMLTVAAQFAYWQDYAVRARYRMLLKWHVLMPLATALVGYFPGRRLGWLEDLPAGVAYEWAFRRARLQADGAGRLFPQLRCPLLAYSISDDDFGTPAAVLRLLRHYRGSERSHVVVQPQELALAEIGHFAFFHDRFSGNLWLESLAWLDSGTVARQVADFLPAEPAACRAPEVSKVSVLPL; from the coding sequence ATGCAGATCGAATCTCCTACCCGGATCGCCGCCACCGATGGCTATCCATTGGCGGCCACCTTGTACTACTCCGACCGGTTGCAGCTACCGCAAAGAGTAGCGATCATCAATTGCGCCACCGGCGTCAAGGCCGGCTACTATGCGCGCTACGCCCGCTTCCTGGCAGCCCATGGCTATCTCGCCATCACCTATGACTACCGCGGCATCGGCGCCTCGCGGCCGCTCTCGCTGCGCCGCCTGAAGGCCAGCAAGTTCGACTGGGGCAGCAAGGATTTCGAAGGCATCATGCAATGGGTGATCAAGAATTTTCCGGATGCCGGCATCGCCGTGGTCGGCCATAGCATTGGCGGCGTGCTGCCGGGCTTCAGCGCTTCCAGCGGCCGCATCGACCGCATGCTGACTGTGGCAGCGCAGTTCGCCTACTGGCAGGACTATGCCGTCCGCGCGCGCTATCGCATGCTGCTGAAGTGGCATGTGCTGATGCCGCTGGCGACCGCGCTGGTCGGCTACTTTCCAGGGCGGCGGCTGGGCTGGCTGGAAGACTTGCCGGCCGGCGTCGCGTATGAATGGGCGTTCCGCCGCGCCCGGCTGCAAGCGGACGGCGCCGGCCGCCTGTTCCCGCAGCTGCGTTGTCCGTTGCTGGCCTACAGCATCAGCGACGACGACTTCGGCACCCCGGCCGCGGTGCTGCGGCTGCTGCGCCACTACCGCGGCAGCGAGCGCAGCCATGTAGTGGTGCAGCCGCAAGAGCTGGCGCTAGCCGAAATCGGCCATTTCGCATTTTTCCACGATCGCTTCAGCGGCAATCTGTGGCTGGAATCGCTGGCCTGGCTGGATAGCGGCACAGTGGCGCGCCAGGTTGCCGACTTCTTACCGGCGGAACCTGCCGCCTGCCGCGCACCTGAGGTTTCTAAGGTTTCGGTTTTGCCGCTTTAG
- a CDS encoding LysR family transcriptional regulator, which yields MDQIKACRSFVRAVELGSLSAVAREQHSTQPTVSKTIAALEKQLGVRLLERSTTSLTATEQGKRFYERAKHVLEEFNEAVSDARGLTEKPAGLLRVNAPLGLGQLRLNALVLEFLELYPEIEVELILNDRFVDLVEDGVDVALRLAGTLPPNMIARKIAGAHRYLVAAPAYLARHPEIRRPEDLASHRYIGFARPANGEVSQLSGPGGTVEIATRSGYLVNSSLAIRESFLMGAGLGICPSWLVHDLLESGQLQRILPAWSAAGQEASLLYPSRRYQSLRATVFMQFMTERIPQLPGFSAPVFGR from the coding sequence ATGGATCAAATCAAAGCTTGCCGCAGCTTCGTCCGCGCGGTCGAACTGGGTAGCCTGTCGGCGGTGGCGCGCGAACAGCACAGCACGCAGCCGACCGTCAGCAAAACCATCGCCGCGCTGGAGAAGCAGCTTGGGGTGCGGCTGCTGGAACGCAGCACCACCAGCCTTACCGCTACCGAGCAAGGCAAGCGGTTTTACGAGCGCGCCAAACACGTGCTGGAAGAGTTCAATGAGGCAGTCAGCGACGCCCGCGGCCTGACCGAAAAACCGGCCGGCCTGCTGCGCGTAAATGCGCCGCTCGGCCTCGGCCAGTTGCGGCTCAATGCGCTGGTGCTGGAATTTCTGGAGTTATATCCGGAGATCGAGGTCGAGCTGATCTTGAATGACCGCTTTGTCGACCTGGTGGAAGACGGCGTCGACGTGGCGCTGAGGCTGGCAGGCACGCTGCCGCCCAACATGATCGCGCGCAAGATCGCCGGTGCGCATCGCTATCTGGTGGCAGCGCCGGCCTACCTGGCGCGCCATCCTGAAATCCGCCGCCCCGAGGACCTGGCCAGCCACCGCTACATCGGCTTTGCGCGGCCCGCCAACGGCGAAGTGAGCCAGCTCAGCGGCCCCGGCGGCACGGTCGAGATCGCCACCCGCAGCGGCTACCTGGTCAACAGTTCACTGGCGATACGCGAAAGTTTCCTGATGGGCGCCGGTCTTGGCATATGCCCGTCCTGGCTGGTGCACGATCTGCTGGAGTCGGGCCAGCTGCAGCGCATTCTTCCAGCCTGGAGCGCAGCGGGACAGGAAGCCTCCCTGCTGTATCCGTCGCGCCGCTACCAATCCTTGCGCGCCACGGTGTTCATGCAATTCATGACGGAACGGATTCCCCAGCTGCCGGGATTTTCCGCTCCGGTGTTCGGCCGTTAG
- a CDS encoding DNA-binding protein yields MKNRSHDEAMAEVYRQDPAYAIQMLNSILADGEQSDLLIALRQMTKAFGGMQAVAATAQLNPTQLYRILSPAGNPALSSLTAILEAMGLRLAVQAVAAPPG; encoded by the coding sequence ATGAAAAATAGAAGCCATGACGAAGCGATGGCCGAGGTCTATCGCCAGGATCCCGCTTACGCCATTCAAATGCTCAACAGCATTCTCGCAGACGGCGAACAGAGCGATCTGCTGATCGCCCTGCGGCAAATGACAAAAGCGTTTGGCGGCATGCAAGCGGTGGCGGCAACGGCGCAGCTGAATCCGACCCAGCTTTACCGCATCCTGTCGCCGGCGGGTAATCCGGCCTTGAGCAGCCTGACAGCGATCCTGGAGGCCATGGGACTGCGCCTGGCGGTACAAGCAGTCGCCGCACCGCCAGGCTGA
- a CDS encoding MFS transporter, giving the protein MTAKPRATWLMLTCFGMILFLCIGQRHSFGLFLRPMSMELGWERATFSFAIALQNLVWGVSQPFTGMLADRYGARRSFIAGGICYALGLYGMSQAGSGLQLAVSAGLLVGIAQSCTGFGIVYGALGKLVSAEQRGMALGIVGAFGSLGQFAMLPSNQALIGHLGWSHALLIGGGLCLLMAALAFGTPAGAGKPVASTGQSMGQALRQAFRHKGFLLLTLGFFACGFQLAFIATHLPAYLADQGLSPTVGVTALAIVALANILGTWLCGYFGEKFSKKYLLAAIYGIRGFALAAFVLLPVTPLTTYVFAAVMGLIWLGTVPLSNGVVGQIFGYQYISTLYGFVFLSHQLGSFLGVWLGGLLFDMTGSYQPVWVIAIGLSAVAAIISLPIDDRAVQARPVHV; this is encoded by the coding sequence ATGACTGCCAAGCCGCGCGCCACCTGGCTGATGCTGACCTGCTTCGGCATGATCCTATTCCTGTGCATCGGCCAGCGCCATAGCTTCGGCCTGTTCCTGCGGCCGATGAGCATGGAGCTGGGCTGGGAGCGCGCTACGTTTTCCTTTGCCATCGCCTTGCAGAATCTGGTGTGGGGCGTCAGCCAGCCGTTCACCGGCATGTTGGCTGACCGTTACGGCGCCAGGCGCAGCTTCATCGCCGGCGGCATATGCTACGCGTTGGGTTTGTACGGCATGTCGCAAGCCGGCAGCGGACTGCAGCTGGCTGTCAGCGCCGGACTGCTGGTCGGCATCGCCCAGAGCTGCACCGGTTTCGGCATCGTCTACGGCGCGCTCGGCAAGCTCGTTAGCGCGGAGCAGCGCGGCATGGCGCTGGGTATTGTCGGCGCCTTCGGCTCGCTCGGCCAGTTTGCCATGCTGCCCTCCAACCAGGCCTTGATCGGCCATCTGGGCTGGTCGCATGCGCTTTTGATTGGCGGCGGCCTGTGCCTGCTGATGGCGGCGCTCGCCTTCGGCACGCCGGCCGGCGCCGGCAAGCCGGTTGCCAGCACTGGCCAAAGCATGGGACAGGCGCTCAGACAGGCTTTCCGCCATAAAGGATTTCTGCTGCTGACCCTGGGCTTTTTCGCCTGCGGTTTCCAGCTGGCGTTCATCGCGACCCACTTGCCGGCTTACCTGGCGGACCAGGGCCTGAGCCCGACGGTGGGCGTGACCGCGCTGGCAATCGTGGCGCTGGCGAATATCCTGGGCACCTGGCTGTGCGGCTATTTCGGTGAAAAATTCAGCAAGAAGTACCTGCTGGCCGCGATCTACGGCATCCGCGGCTTCGCCCTGGCGGCCTTCGTCCTGCTGCCGGTGACGCCGCTGACCACTTATGTCTTCGCCGCCGTCATGGGTCTGATCTGGCTGGGCACGGTGCCGCTGTCGAATGGCGTGGTGGGGCAGATCTTCGGTTACCAATACATTTCCACCCTGTACGGCTTTGTCTTCCTGAGCCATCAGCTGGGCAGCTTTCTCGGCGTTTGGCTGGGCGGCTTGCTGTTCGACATGACTGGCAGCTATCAGCCGGTCTGGGTCATCGCCATCGGCCTCAGCGCGGTGGCGGCCATCATCAGCCTGCCGATCGACGACCGCGCGGTCCAGGCCAGGCCCGTCCATGTCTGA
- a CDS encoding DnaJ domain-containing protein, translating into MKDYYAVLGLDSDATSGALKNAYRKKASEFHPDRNSAPDAPARFRDVQEAYDLLSDTVKRQEYDENRRRSLLENPLESARQIWTTYMNKVMQ; encoded by the coding sequence ATGAAGGATTATTACGCCGTTCTCGGCTTAGACAGTGATGCAACGAGCGGCGCCCTGAAAAACGCCTATCGCAAGAAAGCCTCAGAGTTTCACCCCGACAGGAATAGCGCACCCGATGCGCCGGCCCGCTTCCGCGATGTGCAGGAAGCCTACGATCTGTTGTCGGATACCGTGAAACGCCAGGAATACGATGAAAACCGGCGCCGCAGCCTGCTGGAAAATCCGCTTGAGAGCGCCCGACAAATCTGGACCACTTATATGAACAAGGTTATGCAATGA
- a CDS encoding PP2C family serine/threonine-protein phosphatase: MPEQSLLSNTAAPMLLSLAQLSHAGGRQVNQDSWGSAQQDDLTCIIVSDGVGGEYGGEIASNVVVHSIMEMFVEEASFGPRALQSYLDYAVAQLNRRQGQIPRLKDMSATVATLLIDQKNRCALWGHMGDTRIYQFRRGQLLNFTKDHSLIQQFVDAGHCSPEQLRRHPRRSILCAAAGVEGSAPAQVTQNPVPIQDGDAFLLCTDGFWEWISEAEMALAAAQAGSAQDWLNIMHAVVEKNGQTCNVPLDNCTAFTIYVAEPPAAKILNH; this comes from the coding sequence ATGCCTGAGCAGTCCCTGCTCAGCAACACGGCAGCGCCGATGCTGCTGAGCCTGGCGCAGCTTAGCCATGCCGGCGGCCGGCAAGTCAACCAGGATTCCTGGGGCAGCGCGCAGCAAGACGACCTGACCTGCATCATCGTCTCCGACGGCGTCGGCGGCGAGTATGGCGGCGAGATTGCATCCAACGTGGTGGTGCATTCGATCATGGAAATGTTTGTCGAAGAAGCCTCCTTCGGTCCGCGCGCGCTGCAATCCTATCTCGATTACGCGGTGGCCCAGCTGAACCGGCGCCAAGGACAGATTCCGCGCCTGAAAGACATGAGCGCAACCGTGGCGACGCTGCTGATCGACCAGAAAAACCGCTGCGCCCTGTGGGGCCATATGGGCGATACCCGCATCTATCAGTTCCGCCGCGGCCAGCTCCTAAACTTCACCAAGGATCACAGCCTGATCCAGCAATTCGTCGATGCCGGCCATTGTTCGCCCGAGCAGCTGCGGCGTCATCCGCGCCGCAGCATCCTGTGCGCCGCGGCCGGGGTCGAGGGCAGCGCACCGGCGCAAGTGACCCAGAATCCGGTGCCGATACAGGACGGCGACGCCTTCCTGTTGTGCACCGACGGTTTCTGGGAATGGATCAGCGAAGCCGAAATGGCGCTGGCGGCCGCGCAAGCCGGTTCAGCCCAGGACTGGCTCAACATCATGCACGCGGTGGTGGAAAAGAATGGCCAGACCTGCAATGTGCCGCTGGATAACTGCACCGCGTTTACGATATACGTAGCCGAGCCGCCAGCAGCCAAAATCCTTAATCATTGA